The following are encoded together in the Oncorhynchus nerka isolate Pitt River linkage group LG25, Oner_Uvic_2.0, whole genome shotgun sequence genome:
- the LOC115108872 gene encoding potassium voltage-gated channel subfamily V member 2-like: MDANSAQLKTKLKERRSTINVLGASFSQSIEEEKAFYFSQGSSVKPWNSLEHLDSPAPEGQIPRHQKETLRPQQNININVGGKVFHIPKKMAVRFPRTRIGSLALCTDRVKQLTLCDDYSVLSNEFFFDRDPTFFYYIFHFYSSGVLWVMQELCPINFEEEMQYWGLSWNDTQRCCRILFEEKVDELRDNLKVEKELLAEIEIKHDEEGYKTMFLGGIRKDLWDLMENPYSSLSAKSFAVFSSLLVLISIVAMTLNTVKELRTHTLSGKTYLEWVEIFSILFFTIEYFMRLVTTCDIKHFVKSSLNLVDLVAVMPYFIQLIFEAFANVEDLSAQEDLKTLARVSKVSKVLKVVKLMRIFRILKLARHSTGMRAFGFTLRQCYQQVCCLFLFIAMGIFMFSALLHSVERDVEGSPFRSIPDTWWWATVSISQVGYGDVVPVSLPGRVVAFSCIFFGIILNGMPISLLFNKFSDYYAKLKYQESTSTGVKRRLMLKARLRRKLDVCFNPSMGDLEEGRSH, from the exons ATGGATGCTAATAGTGCTCAGCTAAAGACTAAGCTGAAAGAGCGACGCTCTACCATCAATGTGCTGGGAGCCAGTTTCTCACAGTCCATTGAGGAAGAAAAGGCCTTCTATTTCTCCCAGGGCAGTTCTGTTAAGCCATGGAACTCTTTGGAACACCTGGACAGCCCTGCTCCTGAGGGCCAGATCCCAAGACACCAAAAAGAGACGTTGAGACCACAACAGAACATTAACATCAACGTAGGGGGAAAAGTCTTTCACATTCCCAAGAAGATGGCCGTCAGATTCCCTCGCACACGGATAGGCTCCTTGGCCCTGTGCACAGACCGTGTCAAACAGCTCACTCTGTGCGATGACTACTCGGTGCTCAGCAACGAGTTCTTCTTTGATCGCGACCCAACTTTCTTTTACTACATCTTTCATTTCTACAGCAGTGGCGTTCTGTGGGTGATGCAGGAACTGTGCCCTATCAACTTCGAGGAGGAGATGCAGTACTGGGGCCTGAGCTGGAATGACACCCAGCGCTGTTGCCGTATCCTGTTTGAGGAGAAGGTGGATGAACTCCGGGACAATCTGAAGGTGGAAAAGGAACTCTTAGCGGAGATCGAGATAAAGCATGATGAGGAAGGCTACAAGACCATGTTCCTGGGTGGAATTCGCAAAGACCTCTGGGACCTGATGGAAAACCCTTACTCCTCGCTGTCGGCCAAATCCTTTGCAGTTTTCTCTAGCCTCCTGGTGCTCATCTCCATCGTGGCTATGACCCTCAACACTGTGAAGGAACTGAGGACCCACACCCTCTCTGGCAAGACCTACCTAGAATGGGTAGAGATTTTCTCTATTCTCTTCTTCACAATCGAGTACTTCATGCGCCTTGTTACGACTTGTGACATAAAGCACTTCGTCAAAAGCTCCCTGAACTTGGTGGACCTGGTGGCCGTCATGCCCTACTTTATCCAACTGATATTTGAAGCGTTTGCCAACGTGGAGGACCTCAGTGCCCAGGAAGATCTCAAAACCCTGGCTCGTGTCAGCAAGGTCAGCAAAGTGCTCAAAGTTGTCAAGCTGATGCGCATCTTTCGCATCCTGAAGCTGGCGCGTCACTCCACCGGCATGAGGGCGTTTGGGTTCACCCTGCGCCAGTGCTACCAGCAGGTGTGTTGCCTTTTCCTCTTCATCGCCATGGGCATTTTCATGTTCTCTGCCCTCCTGCATTCGGTAGAACGGGATGTCGAAGGCTCTCCATTCAGGAGTATTCCTGATACCTGGTGGTGGGCGACT GTGAGCATCTCCCAAGTGGGTTATGGGGACGTGGTGCCCGTATCCCTTCCTGGCCGCGTGGTGGCATTCTCCTGCATCTTCTTCGGCATCATTCTCAATGGCatgcccatctctctcctcttcaacaAGTTCTCAGACTACTATGCCAAGCTCAAGTACCAAGAGTCCACCTCAACCGGTGTGAAACGCCGCTTGATGCTCAAGGCCCGTCTCCGTCGCAAACTGGACGTGTGCTTCAATCCCTCTATGGGCGACCTGGAGGAAGGCAGGAGCCACTGA